In Thiospirochaeta perfilievii, a single window of DNA contains:
- a CDS encoding threonine aldolase family protein has translation MYSFKNDYLDGGHPQILKNLLDTYNSQEDGYGEDIYSQKAKELLKSVIGYHNIDIHFISGGTLTNLLAISSFLKPHEAVISAFSGHIYVHETGAIEATGHKVIPIESKNGKLDPKSILRVLEDHHFEHMVKPKLIYISQSTEIGTIYSKKEIKELRAVCDSKNLLLYIDGARLGSALTSSLNDLTLCDIATYSDAFYIGGTKNGAMLGEALVICNSSLKEDFRYYIKQRGAMLAKGRVLGLQFLTLFEEGLFYELSRHGNEMAKKLQDGIVEHGYFLQFESYTNQIFPILPEKVLLILEEKYQFYRWETLDDDLTVIRLVCSWNTEEKYVDSFLKDLRAII, from the coding sequence ATGTATAGCTTTAAAAATGACTATCTAGATGGGGGGCATCCTCAAATATTAAAAAATCTTTTAGATACCTATAATAGCCAGGAAGATGGTTATGGAGAGGATATTTATAGCCAAAAAGCTAAAGAGTTACTAAAAAGTGTGATAGGTTATCATAATATTGATATCCACTTTATTTCTGGTGGAACTTTAACCAACTTATTAGCAATATCATCCTTCTTAAAACCTCATGAGGCGGTTATATCTGCTTTTTCAGGACATATTTATGTACATGAAACAGGTGCTATAGAGGCTACCGGGCATAAAGTTATTCCAATAGAGTCTAAAAATGGAAAATTAGATCCAAAGAGTATTCTTCGGGTTTTAGAAGATCACCACTTTGAACACATGGTAAAACCTAAGTTAATATATATATCCCAATCTACCGAGATAGGAACCATATACAGCAAAAAAGAGATAAAAGAGTTAAGGGCAGTTTGCGATAGTAAAAACCTTCTACTATATATAGATGGTGCTAGGCTTGGTTCTGCACTAACATCTTCATTAAACGATCTAACACTTTGTGATATAGCAACATACTCTGATGCTTTTTATATTGGAGGAACTAAAAATGGGGCAATGTTAGGGGAAGCATTAGTAATTTGTAACTCATCATTAAAAGAAGACTTTAGATACTATATAAAGCAGAGGGGAGCTATGTTAGCAAAGGGGAGAGTCCTTGGCTTACAGTTTTTAACCCTATTCGAAGAGGGTCTTTTCTATGAACTTAGTAGACATGGGAATGAAATGGCAAAAAAATTACAGGATGGAATTGTAGAACATGGTTATTTTCTACAGTTCGAATCCTATACAAACCAGATTTTTCCAATTTTACCAGAAAAAGTTTTACTAATATTAGAAGAGAAGTATCAGTTCTATAGGTGGGAGACTTTAGATGATGATTTAACAGTAATAAGACTTGTCTGCTCCTGGAATACAGAAGAGAAATACGTTGATTCATTTTTAAAGGATTTAAGGGCTATTATCTAA